From the genome of Halomonas sp. 1513, one region includes:
- a CDS encoding phosphoribosyl-ATP diphosphatase — translation MSDILERLGDVLAERRHAAADSSYVAALHHKGLNKILEKVGEEATETILAAKDAASGVDSDRQALVAETADLWFHSLVMLSHLDIEHQAVLDELARRFGTSGLDEKAARTPSP, via the coding sequence ATGAGTGATATACTCGAACGACTCGGTGACGTGCTGGCAGAGCGGCGCCACGCCGCCGCCGACAGTTCCTATGTCGCAGCCCTGCACCACAAGGGGCTGAACAAGATTCTGGAAAAGGTCGGCGAGGAAGCCACCGAGACGATCCTCGCCGCCAAGGACGCGGCCAGTGGCGTTGACAGCGACCGTCAAGCGTTAGTCGCCGAAACCGCCGACCTGTGGTTTCATAGCCTGGTGATGTTGTCGCACCTCGACATCGAGCACCAGGCGGTCCTCGACGAGCTGGCACGTCGCTTCGGCACCTCCGGGTTGGACGAAAAAGCCGCCCGTACACCGTCGCCCTGA
- a CDS encoding sporulation-like protein — MARRPAPKKRGAAPRRRAQAQRRGVPGWLWGVAGLVAGFFLAQYVQESAPTPMATVLPKPPSSSPAEGEPDAADEPRMPTFEFYTLLPESEVVAPRSEVVVPPQPPTPSEDTAASEAPSDETVDPIAEQIARTTAADEAAAEQAPAESPSEPATATNDSRYMLQAASFRESGDAEQLAGRLRNFGLQAQISEVQSGDNETWHRVQVGPYDDTRELNRAQDLMLTQGIEPLMIRLQN, encoded by the coding sequence ATGGCCCGCCGCCCCGCGCCCAAGAAACGCGGCGCCGCGCCGCGCCGCCGTGCCCAGGCTCAGCGCCGCGGTGTGCCCGGCTGGCTATGGGGCGTGGCCGGCCTGGTGGCCGGCTTCTTCCTCGCCCAGTACGTGCAGGAGAGCGCGCCCACGCCGATGGCCACGGTGCTGCCCAAGCCGCCCTCGAGCAGCCCCGCCGAGGGCGAACCCGACGCCGCCGACGAGCCGCGCATGCCGACCTTCGAGTTCTACACCCTGCTGCCGGAATCCGAAGTGGTAGCGCCGCGCTCCGAGGTGGTGGTGCCGCCGCAGCCGCCCACCCCCAGCGAGGATACCGCCGCCAGCGAAGCACCCAGCGACGAGACGGTGGACCCGATTGCCGAGCAGATCGCTCGTACCACCGCCGCCGACGAGGCGGCCGCTGAGCAGGCGCCTGCCGAATCCCCCAGCGAACCGGCAACCGCCACCAACGACAGCCGCTATATGCTGCAGGCGGCGTCGTTCCGCGAGTCGGGCGATGCCGAGCAGCTCGCCGGCCGGCTGCGCAACTTCGGCCTCCAGGCGCAGATCAGCGAGGTGCAGTCGGGCGACAACGAGACCTGGCACCGCGTCCAGGTCGGCCCCTACGACGATACCCGCGAACTCAACCGCGCCCAGGACCTGATGCTCACCCAGGGCATCGAGCCGCTGATGATCCGCCTGCAGAACTGA
- a CDS encoding isoprenoid biosynthesis protein ElbB → MSKQVAVILSGCGVEDGAEIYETTLTLLRLDQLGIGYRCFAPDIDQHHVIDHLRGEEAPDETRNALVEAARLARGEVSELAELDAEEFDAVILPGGFGVAKTLSDFAVVGSDMQVLDALAAPLVAFHEARKPIGLMCIAPVLVPRLFGEGIAVTIGHDPAVSGAISAMGGLHRACKVDDIVVDFEHRIVTTPAYMLAESISEAASGIFKLVERIDEWMEL, encoded by the coding sequence ATGAGCAAGCAGGTGGCGGTCATTCTGTCGGGCTGCGGCGTCGAGGACGGCGCCGAGATCTATGAAACCACCCTGACCCTGTTGCGGCTCGATCAGTTGGGGATTGGCTATCGCTGCTTCGCCCCGGACATCGACCAGCACCACGTCATCGATCACCTGCGTGGCGAAGAGGCGCCGGATGAGACGCGCAACGCGCTGGTGGAGGCCGCACGCCTGGCGCGCGGTGAGGTCAGTGAACTCGCCGAGCTCGACGCCGAGGAGTTCGATGCGGTGATCCTGCCCGGCGGCTTCGGCGTGGCCAAGACGCTGAGCGATTTCGCCGTTGTCGGCAGCGACATGCAGGTGCTCGATGCACTCGCGGCGCCGCTGGTGGCCTTCCACGAGGCGCGCAAGCCGATCGGCCTGATGTGCATTGCCCCGGTGCTGGTACCGAGGCTGTTCGGCGAGGGCATCGCGGTAACGATCGGTCACGACCCGGCGGTGTCCGGGGCGATCAGCGCTATGGGCGGCCTGCACCGTGCCTGCAAGGTCGACGATATCGTGGTCGACTTCGAGCACCGCATCGTCACCACCCCCGCCTATATGCTCGCCGAGAGCATCAGCGAAGCGGCTAGCGGGATCTTCAAGCTGGTCGAGCGTATCGATGAGTGGATGGAGCTCTGA
- a CDS encoding ubiquinone biosynthesis regulatory protein kinase UbiB, translating to MRLLRILWVITRYRLDTLIPLERLPWWLRLCFQLSPLRLVPIGNRSPGERLRLALEALGPIFVKFGQMLSTRRDLLPPDIADELKRLQDQVPPFPGDEAVALVEEELEMSLAEAFASFDTTPLASASIAQVHAARLHGGEDVVVKIIRPAIDRVMRQDMALMYRVAQVLARVPEARRLRPVEVVRDYESTLFDELDLHKEAANTSQLKRNFKDSPILYVPAIHWSLTRTRVMVQERIHGVPVADLAALKAQQTDLKKLAERGVEIFFTQVFRDNFFHADMHPGNIFVTRGNPQDPQYIAIDCGIVGSLTREDQDYLARNLLAFFHQDYYEVAALHIESGWVAEDTRANEFAAAIRAVCEPILEKPLKDISFGQVLLGLFQTARRFNMEVQPQLVLLQKTLLNIEGLGRQLYPDLDLWSTAKPYLERWMKERAGPSGLWESLKRQAPELTRQLPELPVLAHQVMSRAQLERQQRRRQADSLVGMRRQLVSSSRGARRLRLGVLLLAAALAWQPLLGWAIQQPWPVVAVAALGVLLLAWH from the coding sequence ATGAGGCTGCTGCGCATCCTGTGGGTGATCACCCGCTATCGGCTGGATACGCTGATTCCGCTGGAGCGCCTGCCGTGGTGGCTGCGCCTGTGCTTCCAGCTCTCGCCGCTGCGGCTGGTGCCGATCGGCAACCGCTCTCCCGGTGAGCGGCTGCGCCTGGCGCTGGAAGCGCTGGGGCCGATCTTCGTCAAGTTCGGCCAGATGCTGTCGACCCGCCGCGACCTGCTGCCCCCCGACATCGCCGATGAGCTCAAGCGCCTCCAGGACCAGGTGCCGCCCTTCCCCGGCGACGAGGCCGTGGCACTGGTCGAGGAGGAGCTCGAGATGTCGCTGGCCGAGGCCTTCGCCAGCTTCGACACCACCCCGCTGGCCTCGGCCTCGATCGCCCAGGTCCACGCCGCCCGGCTGCACGGCGGCGAGGACGTAGTGGTCAAGATCATCCGTCCCGCCATCGACCGCGTGATGCGTCAGGACATGGCGCTGATGTACCGCGTGGCGCAGGTACTGGCGAGGGTGCCCGAGGCGCGACGGCTGCGCCCGGTGGAGGTAGTACGCGACTACGAGTCGACGCTGTTCGACGAGCTCGACCTGCACAAGGAAGCCGCCAATACCTCGCAGCTCAAGCGCAACTTCAAGGATTCGCCGATACTCTACGTGCCGGCCATCCACTGGTCGCTGACCCGCACCCGGGTGATGGTCCAGGAGCGCATCCACGGCGTGCCGGTGGCCGATCTCGCCGCGCTCAAGGCCCAGCAGACCGATCTCAAGAAACTCGCCGAGCGCGGCGTGGAGATCTTCTTCACTCAGGTGTTCCGCGACAACTTCTTCCACGCCGACATGCACCCCGGCAATATTTTCGTGACCCGCGGCAATCCCCAGGACCCGCAGTACATCGCCATCGACTGCGGTATCGTCGGCAGCCTGACCCGCGAGGACCAGGACTACCTGGCGCGCAACCTGCTGGCGTTCTTCCACCAGGACTACTACGAAGTCGCCGCCCTGCATATCGAGTCGGGCTGGGTCGCCGAAGACACCCGCGCCAACGAGTTCGCCGCGGCGATCCGCGCGGTGTGCGAGCCGATCCTCGAGAAACCGCTCAAGGACATCTCCTTCGGCCAGGTCCTGCTGGGGCTGTTCCAGACCGCGCGGCGCTTCAACATGGAGGTCCAGCCGCAGCTGGTGCTGCTGCAGAAGACCCTGCTCAATATCGAGGGCCTGGGGCGCCAGCTCTACCCCGACCTCGACCTGTGGAGCACCGCCAAACCCTACCTGGAGCGCTGGATGAAGGAGCGCGCCGGCCCCAGCGGGCTGTGGGAGTCGCTCAAGCGCCAGGCGCCGGAGCTGACCCGCCAACTGCCCGAGCTGCCGGTACTCGCCCACCAGGTGATGTCCCGGGCCCAACTCGAGCGCCAGCAGCGCCGTCGCCAGGCCGACTCCCTGGTCGGCATGCGACGCCAACTGGTGTCCAGCAGCCGCGGCGCGCGCCGGCTGCGACTCGGCGTGCTGCTGCTGGCCGCGGCCCTGGCCTGGCAGCCGCTGCTGGGATGGGCCATACAGCAACCCTGGCCGGTGGTGGCCGTGGCGGCCCTGGGCGTGCTGCTGCTCGCCTGGCATTGA
- a CDS encoding Sec-independent protein translocase TatA — protein sequence MLGGISIWQLLIVLGIIILVFGTKKLRNVGGDLGGAVKGFKKAMHEDDKDKEKDDEAADQPQAKVRHEEDAGHTYDVQAEQKAEDQEERK from the coding sequence ATGTTAGGTGGCATCAGTATCTGGCAGCTGTTAATCGTACTCGGCATTATCATCCTGGTGTTCGGTACCAAGAAGCTGCGCAACGTCGGCGGCGATCTGGGCGGCGCCGTCAAGGGCTTCAAGAAGGCCATGCATGAGGATGACAAGGACAAGGAAAAGGACGACGAGGCCGCCGACCAGCCCCAGGCCAAGGTCCGCCACGAAGAGGATGCCGGCCACACTTACGACGTCCAGGCCGAGCAGAAGGCCGAAGACCAGGAAGAGCGCAAGTAA
- a CDS encoding twin arginine-targeting protein translocase TatB, with protein MLDIGFLELLLIGVVGLLVLGPERLPKAARTAGLWIGKIKRTVSGMQREINAQLEAEELRQKLDEQQKKLDESLGRVKRDVERYAEPDSGTPPKGDAQHSPAAADQDEAPAASERLDKALASKARRDSVGSEQATPSSPPSDKDSPSR; from the coding sequence ATGTTGGATATCGGCTTTCTCGAGCTACTGCTCATCGGCGTCGTTGGCCTGCTGGTACTGGGCCCCGAACGCTTGCCCAAGGCGGCACGCACCGCTGGCCTGTGGATCGGCAAGATCAAGCGCACCGTGTCGGGCATGCAGCGCGAGATCAACGCCCAGCTCGAGGCGGAAGAGCTGCGCCAGAAACTCGATGAACAGCAGAAGAAGCTCGACGAGAGCCTGGGCAGGGTCAAGCGCGACGTGGAGCGCTACGCCGAGCCCGATAGCGGCACGCCGCCCAAGGGTGACGCCCAGCACAGCCCCGCCGCAGCCGACCAGGATGAGGCGCCTGCCGCCAGCGAGCGGTTGGACAAGGCGCTGGCGAGCAAGGCGCGGCGCGACTCGGTGGGCTCCGAGCAGGCCACCCCATCATCGCCCCCCAGTGACAAGGATTCGCCCTCACGATGA
- a CDS encoding HslU--HslV peptidase proteolytic subunit, protein MTTIVSVRRDGKVALAGDGQVSLGNTVMKGNASKVRRLYRGQVLAGFAGGTADAFTLFERFESQLEKYQGHLVKAAVELAKDWRTDRALRRLEALLAVANKDASLIITGNGDVVEPERGIIAIGSGGNYALASARALLENTELSAREITEKSLEIAGDICVFTNHNVTLEEL, encoded by the coding sequence ATGACCACGATCGTATCCGTGCGCCGCGACGGTAAGGTGGCACTGGCCGGCGATGGCCAGGTGTCACTCGGCAATACGGTGATGAAGGGCAATGCCAGCAAGGTGCGCCGGCTGTATCGCGGTCAGGTGCTGGCCGGCTTCGCCGGCGGCACCGCCGACGCCTTCACGCTATTCGAACGCTTCGAGTCGCAGTTGGAAAAGTATCAGGGCCACCTGGTCAAGGCCGCCGTGGAGCTGGCCAAGGACTGGCGCACCGACCGCGCGCTGCGCCGCCTGGAAGCGCTGCTGGCCGTCGCCAACAAGGACGCCTCGCTGATCATCACCGGCAACGGTGACGTGGTGGAGCCCGAGCGCGGCATCATCGCCATCGGCTCGGGCGGCAACTACGCCCTGGCCTCGGCCCGCGCACTGCTGGAGAACACCGAGCTGTCGGCCCGCGAGATCACCGAGAAATCCCTCGAGATCGCCGGCGACATCTGCGTGTTCACCAACCACAACGTTACGCTCGAAGAGCTCTGA
- a CDS encoding bifunctional demethylmenaquinone methyltransferase/2-methoxy-6-polyprenyl-1,4-benzoquinol methylase — MDKRTTHFGYQEVPLEEKASRVADVFHSVAARYDVMNDLMSLGIHRVWKRLTIERAGVRPGHSVLDIAGGTGDLTLKFSRLVGPRGRVVLADINESMLRVGRDKLLDQGVGGNVEYVQANAECLPFPDNSFDCITIAFGLRNVTDKDAALRSMARVLKPGGRLLVLEFSKPPSALLSKVYDEYSFRLLPKMGELVANDADSYRYLAESIRMHPDQETLKAMMEAAGLERVEYTNLTGGIVALHRGIKL, encoded by the coding sequence ATGGACAAGCGCACCACCCATTTCGGCTATCAGGAAGTCCCCCTCGAGGAGAAGGCCTCCCGCGTCGCCGACGTCTTCCACTCGGTGGCGGCCCGCTACGACGTCATGAACGACCTGATGTCGCTGGGCATCCACCGCGTATGGAAGCGCCTGACCATCGAGCGCGCCGGCGTACGCCCGGGCCATAGCGTGCTCGACATCGCCGGCGGCACCGGCGACCTGACCCTGAAGTTCTCGCGGCTGGTCGGCCCGCGTGGTCGCGTGGTGCTGGCGGATATCAACGAATCGATGCTGCGCGTGGGCCGCGACAAGCTGCTCGACCAGGGCGTCGGTGGCAACGTCGAGTACGTCCAGGCCAACGCCGAGTGCCTGCCGTTCCCCGACAACAGCTTCGACTGCATCACCATCGCTTTCGGCCTGCGCAACGTCACCGACAAGGATGCCGCGCTGCGCTCCATGGCCCGCGTCCTCAAGCCCGGCGGCCGGCTGCTGGTGCTGGAGTTCTCCAAGCCGCCCAGTGCGCTGCTGTCCAAGGTCTACGACGAATACTCCTTCCGTCTGCTGCCCAAGATGGGCGAGCTGGTCGCCAACGACGCCGACAGCTACCGCTACCTCGCCGAGTCGATCCGCATGCATCCGGACCAGGAGACGCTCAAGGCAATGATGGAAGCCGCCGGCCTCGAGCGGGTCGAGTACACCAACCTCACCGGCGGCATCGTCGCCCTGCACCGCGGCATCAAGCTGTGA
- a CDS encoding twin arginine-targeting protein translocase TatC: protein MSDDASRDKQRNQHNEASQAPLIEHLIELRSRLMRSVVVILVIFLGLYAFANDIYTFVAQPLMDMLPEGSQMIATEVASPFLAPFKLTLVVAVFIAVPFVLHQAWAFIAPGLYDNEKSLAIPILASSVALFYAGAAFAYYVVFPLLFQFFTQTGPENVAVMTDINAYLNFVLKLFFAFGVAFEIPIATFLLIFSGATSVESLSKKRPYIFLGCFVVGMLLTPPDIISQSLLAVPMYLLYEVGLLFGRLAQRKKREQEE from the coding sequence ATGAGCGACGACGCCTCTCGAGACAAGCAGCGCAACCAGCACAATGAAGCGTCCCAGGCCCCCTTGATCGAGCACCTCATCGAGCTGCGCTCGCGGCTGATGCGCTCGGTGGTGGTGATCCTGGTGATCTTCCTCGGCCTCTACGCCTTCGCCAACGATATCTATACCTTCGTTGCGCAGCCGCTGATGGACATGCTGCCGGAAGGCTCGCAGATGATCGCCACCGAGGTCGCCTCGCCGTTCCTGGCGCCCTTCAAGCTGACCCTGGTGGTGGCAGTGTTCATCGCCGTACCCTTCGTGCTGCACCAGGCCTGGGCGTTCATCGCGCCGGGCCTCTACGACAACGAGAAGAGCCTGGCGATTCCGATCCTCGCCTCCAGCGTGGCGCTGTTCTATGCCGGCGCGGCATTTGCCTACTACGTGGTGTTCCCGCTGCTGTTCCAGTTCTTCACCCAGACCGGGCCGGAGAACGTGGCGGTGATGACCGATATCAACGCCTACCTGAACTTCGTGCTCAAGCTGTTCTTCGCCTTCGGCGTGGCCTTCGAGATCCCCATCGCCACCTTCCTGCTGATCTTCTCCGGCGCCACCAGCGTAGAGAGCCTGTCCAAGAAGCGCCCCTACATCTTCCTCGGCTGCTTCGTCGTCGGCATGCTGCTGACCCCGCCGGACATCATCTCCCAGAGCCTGCTGGCGGTACCCATGTACCTGCTCTACGAGGTAGGGCTGCTGTTCGGCCGGCTGGCGCAGCGCAAGAAACGTGAGCAAGAGGAGTAG
- a CDS encoding HslU--HslV peptidase ATPase subunit, giving the protein MTQMTPREIVHALDQFIIGQQDAKRAVAIALRNRWRRMQLDDSLRGEVTPKNILMIGPTGVGKTEIARRLAKLANAPFIKVEATKFTEVGYVGRDVESIIRDLTEASIKLTREQAKEEVRHKAEDAAEDRILDALLPPPRGQEDAPRSDSSTRQLFRKKLREGQLDDKEIDIQVTPQGPGIDIMTPPGMEEMTNQLQSMFANMGKQKSETKRVAVKDAWQLLRDEEAAKLVNEEEIKRRAIEAVEQNGIVFLDEIDKVTKGQQSSGGEVSREGVQRDLLPLIEGSTVSTKHGMVKSDHILFIASGAFHLSKPSDLIPELQGRLPIRVELEALTPGDFQRILTEPSAALTKQYVALLATDGLEISFTEDGIQRIAEIAWQVNEGTENIGARRLHTVMERLLEEASFKGGDLGSPLVIDADYVNSQLGELAMDEDLSRYIL; this is encoded by the coding sequence ATGACCCAGATGACACCCCGCGAAATCGTTCACGCCCTCGACCAGTTCATCATCGGCCAGCAGGATGCCAAGCGCGCCGTGGCCATCGCCCTGCGCAACCGCTGGCGGCGCATGCAGCTCGACGATTCGCTGCGCGGTGAAGTGACGCCCAAGAATATCCTGATGATCGGTCCCACCGGGGTCGGCAAGACCGAGATCGCCCGGCGCCTGGCCAAGCTCGCCAACGCCCCCTTCATCAAGGTCGAGGCCACCAAGTTCACCGAGGTCGGCTACGTCGGCCGCGACGTCGAGTCGATCATTCGCGACCTCACCGAGGCCTCGATCAAGCTGACCCGCGAGCAGGCCAAGGAAGAGGTGCGCCACAAGGCCGAGGACGCCGCCGAAGACCGCATCCTCGACGCCCTGCTGCCGCCGCCGCGCGGCCAGGAAGACGCGCCGCGCAGCGATAGCTCGACCCGCCAGCTGTTCCGCAAGAAGCTTCGCGAAGGCCAGCTCGACGACAAGGAGATCGACATCCAGGTCACGCCCCAGGGGCCGGGCATCGACATCATGACCCCGCCGGGCATGGAGGAGATGACCAACCAGCTGCAGAGCATGTTCGCCAACATGGGCAAGCAGAAGAGCGAGACCAAGCGCGTCGCGGTCAAGGACGCCTGGCAGCTGCTGCGCGACGAAGAAGCCGCCAAGCTGGTCAACGAGGAGGAGATCAAGCGCCGCGCCATCGAGGCGGTGGAGCAGAACGGCATCGTCTTCCTCGACGAGATCGACAAGGTCACCAAGGGCCAGCAGTCGAGCGGTGGCGAAGTCTCCCGCGAAGGCGTACAGCGCGACCTGCTGCCGCTGATCGAGGGCTCGACGGTGTCGACCAAGCACGGCATGGTCAAGTCCGACCATATCCTGTTCATCGCCTCCGGGGCCTTCCACCTCTCCAAGCCCTCGGACCTGATTCCCGAGCTGCAGGGGCGCCTGCCGATCCGGGTCGAGCTCGAAGCGCTGACGCCCGGCGACTTCCAGCGCATCCTCACCGAACCCTCTGCGGCGCTGACCAAGCAGTACGTGGCCCTGCTGGCCACCGACGGCCTGGAGATCAGCTTCACCGAGGACGGCATCCAGCGCATCGCCGAGATCGCCTGGCAGGTCAACGAAGGCACCGAGAACATCGGTGCACGGCGTCTGCACACGGTGATGGAGCGCCTGCTCGAGGAAGCCTCGTTCAAGGGCGGCGACCTGGGCAGCCCGCTGGTCATCGACGCCGACTACGTCAACTCGCAGCTCGGCGAGCTGGCCATGGATGAGGATCTGTCGCGGTATATTCTCTAA
- a CDS encoding 1-(5-phosphoribosyl)-5-((5-phosphoribosylamino)methylideneamino)imidazole-4-carboxamide isomerase: MDTPIPSKVHYHQKARELELEYPNGQRFLLSVEYLRVFSPSAEVRGHGPDTAVLQVGKKDVGLQNITQAGNYALKLHFDDGHDSGLYSWDYLYAIAVDHDTNWADYLRRLDEAGASREPQTIQFKQL; the protein is encoded by the coding sequence ATGGATACCCCCATCCCCAGCAAGGTGCACTACCACCAGAAGGCCCGCGAACTGGAGCTCGAGTATCCCAACGGCCAGCGCTTCCTGCTCAGCGTCGAGTACCTGCGGGTCTTCTCGCCCTCCGCCGAGGTCCGCGGCCACGGCCCTGATACCGCCGTGCTGCAGGTCGGCAAGAAGGACGTCGGCCTGCAGAACATCACCCAGGCCGGCAACTACGCGCTCAAGCTGCACTTCGACGACGGCCACGACAGCGGCCTCTACAGCTGGGACTACCTCTACGCCATCGCCGTCGATCACGACACCAACTGGGCCGACTACCTGCGCCGCCTGGACGAGGCCGGCGCCTCCCGGGAACCCCAGACCATCCAGTTCAAGCAGCTTTGA